The DNA window CTAGTGAAGCGCACTGAGGCGTGATGGCGAGGacctagggaaaggcactgagaTGCCAGGACGCCATTCCTAGTTGCCCTCGGCCTCCAGGCGCGGGCGCTCGTTTCCGCACCGTTGCTAGGCAGCCGCGTCTGGGGCGGGAGCCGGGGGGCGGGCTAACGCGGAAGCGTCAGATGCAAGGGAGGGGCTGTGACTGCGCAGGGTCAGGGTGCCGGGAAGAGGGCCATGGAGCAGTACTGCATCTTGGGGCGCATAGGGGAGGGTGCGCACGGCATCGTCTTCAAAGCCAAGCACGTGGAGGTGAGCATCCAGCCCTTCCTCCTTCGGTTCCATTGAGATCTCCCCGTCTTCCTGACCCATGCTTGGGCCATAGCTTCTGCCTCCCGGTAGTTCATCCTAGCGTGCGCCCGCCTCTTTTGCCCGCGGAGGGGAGGGCTTCCAAGTTGCGGCCAGCTACCAACGGTGCTTTCAGCGAGTTCCCCTAGTAGCCTGGCGTCGATATCTCTGAGTTGTTTGCCCAGCTCTGCGCCAGTTGGCCCTGATTTCCCTCCAGCACGGGTTGAGGGGTGCGTTCCACCCCCACGAGGACCTCAACCCTCGGCGTCGCACCCCTTTTCCCAGCCGGGATGGGCTGGCAGTGTCTGCGTTCTGTCCCAAACAGACTGGAGAGATCGTTGCCCTCAAGAAGGTGGCCCTGCGGCGGCTGGAGGATGGCATTCCCAACCAGGTCCTACGGGAGATCAAGGCCCTGCAGGAGATCGAAGACAGTCAGTATGTGAGTGGGGCTGGTGTTCTGAGGGGCTGTCCCGCCCTCCTTGCTCACTCCCACTCTGAGGGCCTGTGGTCActgtgtttccttatttgcaTCCTCACCCCTCAACTCACTGCCTTTCTTGTCCACATTCATTCACCCAGTTATTTCATTCCTCACTCCTTCCCTCTTGTTCACTCATTTATTTCTTGCCTACTTGTTCATTCATTGACTGACTTATCCTTTTTCTCAAAACATACAATGATTTCTAATGATAACGATTATTGCCACCTGTTGAGCTCCTGTTACATTTTGCAGGCTGGGTTAACTGCTTTTATGTACACTGACCTTCTGAGTTTTCTCCTCCATACTGCAAGGCGGGTTTCAGGCTCTCCTTCTCTCAGGCCAGGGCCTGCTCATGGGCACTCAGCTGGCTCAGCTTATCTGTGGAGGCTTTGGCCTGATTGCAGAATCAGCGTTTTAACATTAGGGTCTCCCCTAGGCTCTGCCTTCTGCTGGGCACTGGCAACACAGCCCCTAACCTGCTCTTGAGAACTGAAGTGTGGTAGGGGAGACAGCCAAAGGCTACAGGGTCCACTTGGCGTGATTTGTATGTGACAGGCATGAGAGGGGCTGTGGGCACATGGGGAGAGACACCTCACACACCCAGGCTCATTGCATGGTTTTCTCTCTTGTCCATGTCCTTCCTGAGTGGAGAATGTACCTAACTTCCTGGGTAGTGACAAGGCTAGGCCCACGCACCCAAGAGTAGGCAATACTCTGACTTGCTTCTTATTCTCTAGAGATGTCCATGATATTTTGTGACAAAAGCATGTTTTAGAACTGCATGTGTCAACCTGGTTTAGTATAAGAATAtttagtgtatatatacatatacatatatatataggcttcccaggtggctaagatggtaaagaatctgcctgctatacctgagacctgggtttgatacctgagttgggaagatccgctggagaagggcatggcaacccactccagtattcttgcctggagaatcccatggacagataagcctgggggctacagtccatgggttcacaaagaatcagacatgactgagcgactaacacatacaacacgcgcacacacacacacatgtatgaatatgtgtctgtgtataccATGTCTCTTATAAAGTCTGGTGGGATAGACTCCTACTGTTGACTATAGGTGGTAGGATTTTATTTTTGCcgggtttttttttgttataattttGTGTATTATCTGAATCTATGTTTGTCCCAATTTGTAAAATGTCTGCTACcatcaaaatcagaaaaacagcACCACGGCCATTCTTGTTTTTTGAGGACAGTAAAAGGGCTTGCAAACAGCTTGTGTGAGCTGGTTGGAGGGCCCATGGGAAGCTGGTGATACAGTCCTATGTCCTGTGTGGCAGGCCTGAAGGGTCTATCTTTAAAACACTGCAGATATTCCCCTGGCTCAGGCCATCCTCACCTCTCATCAGAACTACTACAAGAGCTCCCCGTTCCCTCCTCCACCTTCCCTGCCACTACTCCCACTCCACAGTCAAAAACTGTAGATGAATCCACTCCCCAGCTTGAAAAGCTCCAGCAGCTTCTCTTCACTCTGAAAGAACCATCTCTATCTGCTCCGGCTCATGCCAGcctcttcattcattcagcaaaattTCTTCCATGTCTCCAAAAACAGCACTATCGAGACTCCAGGAATATAGAACAGAGCAGCCTCCTTCCTGTTCTTGCCTTCGAGCCTTGTGTTTGCTGACCCTTGCCCACAGCTCCCTCCCAGATCCCTGTATAACAGACCTCACCCCGTCTgttctcttctgttttcctcAGAATACCCTATAGGTTTGTTAGTTTCTGTCATTTGTCCCCTGAGCTCCTTAAAGTCCTTGGGAACCCACTGACCCTCCCTCCTGCTCATTGCTGTGCAGCCAGCCCTTGTGATCTTGTGGGCCCTCAGTTTATATGGCATGTCTCCTGCGCCCAGTGCTGGGAGCTGTGATCACCTGTGTGGATGTGTGTTTCCAGATGACTTTCCAGTTCGTGGGCTGGGTGGGGGATCAGACACTGCCCTATGTGGCCTTTCTTAGACCTCCTTTCCCCTGAGGGTTTGCTAgagctaaatcacttcagtcatgtctgactctttgcgacctcatggactgtgacccgccaggcttcttgtccatgggattctccaggcaagaatactggagtgggctgccctgtcctcctccaggggatcttcccaacccaggggtcaaagccacatctcttacgtcttttgcgttggcaggcaggttctttaccactagcgccagctgaGTGTTTACTACAGGATTCCAGTAGGGACTTGCCTTCTGGGAGAAGGGAGCAAGACAGCACCCGGCTCCCTGATGCTGAGCTTAGGTCTCTTGtcaccttctctgcctgcctggtCCTCTGTTGGCGCCGGGGCTGAGGATACAAGAGAGTCTGAGCCACGTGAGTCTGCAGGCTGACGGGGCACCCCACTACAGGTTGTGCAGCTGAAGGCCGTGTTCCCACATGGCGCAGGCTTCGTGCTGGCCTTCGAGTTCATGCTGTCAGATCTGGCTGAGGTGGTGCGCCATACCCAGAGGCCACTGGCCCAGGCGCAGGTCAAGAGCTACTTACAGATGCTGCTCAAGGGCGTCGCCTTCTGCCATGCCAACAACATTGTGCATCGGGTCAGTACCACCATGGACTGGGGTGGGCCTGTGGATGGCTGGGCTGGGAGTAGGCCAGCCCTTGATAAAGGGCATGGTTTGGGAGGGGACAGAATGGGCAGGGCCTGGGGACAAGTGACCAGAGTTGTGGCCCTGGAGGAGACCAGGTCCTGAGCTCACCCAGGTGGCCAGCCTGCCAAGCCCTCCTGTCCTGAGGTCCACTGGGGGCTCTAGAGGAACTGATGCTTCTTTTGGTGCCCTCAGGACCTGAAACCAGCCAACCTGCTTATCAGTGCCTCAGGCCAGCTCAAGATAGCGGACTTTGGCCTGGCCCGGGTCTTTTCCCCAGATGGCAACCGCCTCTACACACACCAGGTGGCCACCAGGTAGGGAGGACCAGTTTCCAGGGCAGGATATGGCAAAGGATAGGCCCCCAGCCTTCCTACTGGGGAAGAGATGATTTTGGACAGAGATGTTCTATTCAAACAAGTGCTCCTGGGGCTGGTGTGGGGGTCAGGGTGACCTTCCAGGGCAGCTTCCTGACAGACAGGCGACCTACCTGTGACCCCCTGCCCTCCTCTCATAGGTGGTACCGAGCCCCCGAGCTCCTGTATGGTGCCCGCCAGTACGATCAAGGTGTCGACCTCTGGTGAGACTCCTATGGGCTAGACAAGGGGGAATGTGGGTAGCTGAGTCACCTCTCCTCCTGGACACTGAGGTCTCTAAGCCATTTGGGGGTTTTCCCTGCTGTGAGCTCTAGTTTGCCTTGGGAGTGTCCCCTCTGGTTAGAGTATCTCTGAGGAGTTTGGAATCAGTGATCCTCCCCATGACAGTTTTGAGCTGGGAGGGGACAAGTGGAATTGGAGTGATTGTCCCTGTAGGAAGCTTCTGGGCTGAGGTTGGGAAGGCAGTCCGAGGCATGGGGCGTCTAAGCTGGTATACAGGGGATGACACCCCAGGATGTAGTGTCCCTGAGTTATGCAGAGGCCTGGGTCCCTGGGTATGAAGGCCCTGAACCTTTATTTGGAGTTGGatgcatggcagctcactctagtattcttgcctagagaattccatgaacatagGGGCCTTGTGGGTTACAGGCCATAGGCTcgcggagtcagacatgactgacttacctggtagctcagttggtaaagaatctgcctgcaatgcaggcgaccctagtttgattcctgggtcaggaagatccgctggagaaggaataggctacccattccagtattcttgggcttccctggtgatttagatggtaaagaatcctgctgcagtgtgggagacctgggttcaatcccctggagaagggaaaggctaccgactccagtattcttgcctggagaattccatggacagaggagcctgacaggctacagtccttggaatcgcaaagaatcagacacaactgagtgactttcacttcctagAGTTCGAGATCTGGGGGCTGTTTTGGAGGTCTGCCCCAGAATGGGAGGGGGTGGCTGTGTGTCCCAGAGTATGAGTTTCTGAGAAGTTCCCAAAACTATTGGGTTGATGTGTGTTTCAGAGTTGAGGCCTGAGACCTATTTGGAGAAGGGGCTGTGCTCCGTATTCTAGGCTTGAAGCTTTGGACTGTGTGAAGCTGGGGATCTGTAGGCTACTTTGTGGGTGTCTTGACCACAGCGGGAGGTGTGGGTGCTGGTGTGGGGAAACCTGTGTCCCTGGTGTGAGATCTCTGAGATGTTTGGCTTCTGTACCTGCAGGGCCGTGGGCTGCATCCTGGGGGAGCTGTTGAACGGGTCTCCCCTTTTCCCAGGAGAGAATGACATCGAACAGCTTTGCTGTGTGCTTCGAATCTTGGGCACCCCCAGTCCTCAAGTCTGGCCGGTTTGCAGGGGCCTACCatttggaggggtgggggtgggtatcCTCTTTTCCCCCAGCAGCTTTTAACTCGCCTGCCCTGCATCTTCTGTCTTCTGCCTCATGGCCCCCACACGTCCTAGACGCTCCCAGACCTTGGTCCTGGCCCAGCATGGGATCTCCTCCATCCctgatctgctggaggaggaaggaccagggtccagccccgacCCCTTCCTGTGAATCCCCAGCACACACGCAGCCCATACCAAGCTGGGCATGGAGCAGGTGCCTGAGATGTGCACATGTTCACTCACATCGTGCTGTGAGCGCATGATGTCATGAGTGATGTGGTGTGAGCAGGGGCAGGTGGATGGGGGCTCTGTGAGTGAGTGGCAGCAGGTGGGTGACAGGAAGCAAGAACTGACTCCTGAGGGGGCTGACGGGGTGGGCGCCAGCCCTAAtaagcccccttctcctccaggagatcactGAGCTGCCTGACTACAACAAGATCTCCTTCAAGGAGCAGGCGCCCGTGCCCCTGGAGGAGGTGCTGCCTGACGCCTCTCCCCAGGCCTTGGACCTGCTAGGGCGGTTCCTCCTCTACCCACCACAGCAGCGCATCTCTGCCTCCCAGGTAGGGAGACACCCATTGTCCTGACCCTCCTTGTTCATGCCCCTGTGACCTAGCAGGTTGAGGTCCTCAGAACCTGTGATGGGCTGGGAACAGCACCCCCAGAGACAGGGGTCATGGAGAAGGTGTGCACCCTGGAGAGGCAGCAGGTGGCTAGGAGTGGCCATATTAAAAGGGCATGCCCACCTTGCTGAAGAGTGCATCTCGcttcttcatcccttcattccttcaaGAAGAATTTACTAGCATCTGGCATGTGCCCGGCATTGTCTTGGGTCCTGATGCCGAGTGAACAGATGTGACTTGTTCCTCTGGGCTCTCCACCCTGTGGTGGGGCAGGGCAGCCAGTCTGTGGGCATCAAGGGGAGGGATGTTGGGACTGACTCTCGGGTCATGCAggtcttctggagaagggcaggggcgGGGTCTATTATCCCGAGAGAAATAATAAGCAGAGGCCTGGAGAGGAGGACCCAGAAGGGGTAGGTTGTGGCTGCAggcgagggaggaggggagaaccATGGGCTGATGGCTCATGGTATCAGGCCTCTGTCACATGTACCTGTCCATCTGGCCTCACGGCAGCCTTACCTCCCTGCCCTTGGAACAAGCAGTGTGTGTTTACCTACACCCACTGTGAGTTCCAATGTCAGCAGTGCCTTTAGGATGTACTGAAGC is part of the Capra hircus breed San Clemente chromosome 8, ASM170441v1, whole genome shotgun sequence genome and encodes:
- the CDK20 gene encoding cyclin-dependent kinase 20 isoform X1 — encoded protein: MEQYCILGRIGEGAHGIVFKAKHVETGEIVALKKVALRRLEDGIPNQVLREIKALQEIEDSQYVVQLKAVFPHGAGFVLAFEFMLSDLAEVVRHTQRPLAQAQVKSYLQMLLKGVAFCHANNIVHRDLKPANLLISASGQLKIADFGLARVFSPDGNRLYTHQVATRWYRAPELLYGARQYDQGVDLWAVGCILGELLNGSPLFPGENDIEQLCCVLRILGTPSPQVWPVCRGLPFGGVGEITELPDYNKISFKEQAPVPLEEVLPDASPQALDLLGRFLLYPPQQRISASQALLHHYFFTAPLPVHPSELPIPQRPGGPAPKAHPGPPHVHDFHVDRPLEESLLNPELIRPFIPEG
- the CDK20 gene encoding cyclin-dependent kinase 20 isoform X2, whose protein sequence is MEQYCILGRIGEGAHGIVFKAKHVETGEIVALKKVALRRLEDGIPNQVLREIKALQEIEDSQYVVQLKAVFPHGAGFVLAFEFMLSDLAEVVRHTQRPLAQAQVKSYLQMLLKGVAFCHANNIVHRDLKPANLLISASGQLKIADFGLARVFSPDGNRLYTHQVATRWYRAPELLYGARQYDQGVDLWAVGCILGELLNGSPLFPGENDIEQLCCVLRILGTPSPQVWPEITELPDYNKISFKEQAPVPLEEVLPDASPQALDLLGRFLLYPPQQRISASQALLHHYFFTAPLPVHPSELPIPQRPGGPAPKAHPGPPHVHDFHVDRPLEESLLNPELIRPFIPEG
- the CDK20 gene encoding cyclin-dependent kinase 20 isoform X3, which produces MAFPTRSYGRSRPCRRSKTVSFVLAFEFMLSDLAEVVRHTQRPLAQAQVKSYLQMLLKGVAFCHANNIVHRDLKPANLLISASGQLKIADFGLARVFSPDGNRLYTHQVATRWYRAPELLYGARQYDQGVDLWAVGCILGELLNGSPLFPGENDIEQLCCVLRILGTPSPQVWPVCRGLPFGGVGEITELPDYNKISFKEQAPVPLEEVLPDASPQALDLLGRFLLYPPQQRISASQALLHHYFFTAPLPVHPSELPIPQRPGGPAPKAHPGPPHVHDFHVDRPLEESLLNPELIRPFIPEG